The window TGTTCATTTCGCAGTAACACTTCGAAATTTGCATTATAGTTCATCATTTTCCATTTAAAACTAGTAGTTACCATAGCGTGTTCAATATTACATGGACCTAATCGAAACTTcgactaaagaaacaagaaactaACATAACCATCAGTCGGTGAAAAGTACTCATAAAGCCTATTGTGTATAAAATAGACAAGCAcatttatattagactcaaccCAAATGCACACCATTCGACAGCACCTGCCAAACACAGCTTAAAACAATTACTCCCCTCACCTTCATGGGGTTAACTGTGCCACTAAAGCCCCTAGAAGAGAGGACCTTGAGCGGTTTTCTTGTTTCAATAGGAGATTCCCTATAGATCTAAGGTTCAAACTCAACACCTTACCATCAAGGGGAACCATTACTCGTTATATTGTTAGATCTAATTGACTGACTTTCATACCAATGGAACGACAGCATTTTAGAATATGAATGCTTTTCTGTATTGAAGGTGAAGCGCGCAGAAACTATTGCTTTCATTTTAACACTTGCATGCATTAATTCACAGGTGGATTTAGGCACAGATGCAAAACATGTCTTCTGCAAAGCAAGTGATTTACTGGCTGTAGTTGAGTAAGTGTTAGGTTACCTTATTCTTTTGTAAGGCAGAAGGATTTTTCATTGTTGTGGCTTCAAATGTAGTTGAATATGATATATTTGAAGCTTCTATCTCAGTTCCATGGATATCATTTCACTCAGCCTCAAAGACGTTCAGTCTGCTTTCACTAGTTTATAGAATTTTGATTTCTCAATGGTAAAACTTTGAATTCCAAAACTTGTGTAGCTGTCAGTtgaaacaacttcaatctttatGAGTCGAAACTAATTTCATTTTGTTTAAAGTTTATGATAAGGAAGTCAAAGTTAATGTATTATCAACACTATAGACTACAAAACATAGTGAAACCAAGATACCTGTTTTTCGGTTCAACAATTGTGTTGTGTCGAATCTTCCTTTAGAATGGTAACAAATGTATTCTTTATAATGTTTGAATCTACATTGATTAACGTTAGAGACGAGAGATGGGATCGGCTAATAGTTTTGCTCGTTGTCTCTTGTTGGCTGATTTTTTTCCAAGTTGAAGATCCTATAAAATGGACTGAACTTATAACATAACCTATTAAGTCTAATGAGAAAactcaaactttttttttctctcgtCTGTTTTGGTCATTTCTTGTTTCACAACATCGTAAAGGtaatttattcttaattatttgtttaattcGTGTGCATATAATACTATACCAACTCCAAATCCCAACCACTAAAAATGTAATTTCTATGTTTCATTCcaaaagaattttaattttttctaagATAAACTAAATCTGAGACTACCAATGTAATTTCCTATCCTCATCCATGATgaattttcaaatattgaaataaaattaggacagaaagaaaaaaagctaACCCAATACAAATTTTATTCacctaaataataaaaaaggaaattatTGAAATGAtacaatttttgaaaatattgaaaaaatataacaaaatttcatgtaaaaatataattttgttatatttacatgatttatttttctatatttgaaaatactcgaacaaacaaatataaaattgattttattatttctAAATCTCCCTCCAACATTGTAATTCCCACACCCATATGCAAACAACCAACAAAAGCAATATAAAAAAAGAACCATTTAGTTAATTATTACTAATGCAATATTCTAAACAATCCTTTAAAGCTCTCTCTCTCATCTACATTGCTATTCCCATCTATAAAAGTGAATTTGATTGTGAAAAACTAAAGAAACATCCACAAGGAGTTGGTTaaagggaaaagaagaagaagaagaaaagaactcCAACAATTGCCAATGGCCATACCTCATTATTTCTCTGTTTTCATTCTctcaattttcttcttctccaacTTCCTCATTATACAATCCTCCAAAACCATCAAAACAGCTGACCTAATCTACAAAACTTGCAAGAAAATCTCAAGAGAAGACCCTAACATTTCCTTCAACTTTTGCTTAACATCTCTAAAACTTGCCACCAACCATAGCCGATGCACCGACGTTCGTCACCTCGGCCTCCTCTCGATCGGGCTCTTATATAGGAATGTGACCAGCACGTGCCACCATATCACAAAGTTGGTGAAAAACAAGAAGCTCGACCCTTTTGTTAAGTCATGTTTGGATGATTGTTTGGAACTTTATTCCGATGCGATCCCAACGGTGAAGCAAGCGATGAAGGATTATAAGTCGAAGAGATATGACGACGTGAATGTAGCGATCGGTTCGGTGATGGACGCAGCGACAACTTGTGAGGATGGGTTTAAGGAGAGGAAAGGGGTAGCTTCACCATTGAAGAAGAGGGATGAAAATGCTTTTGAATTGGGAGCCATTGTCCTGTCGATTATGAGTTTGGTTCGTTAAGTCAATTCAATCCCATGACTTAGGTTTGTGTAATTAAACgttctaatttaatttttatgtttttagctTGGTATTTAAAGAGTCACTTTCAAGGTTTTACGACGTCCCTACACCCATGATTTGGAATCGGAGTTCGACACTTGATGACCCCATCACTCTCCTACAACTCGTCTGCATAATCTTTGTTCGTCTTGAATGCTTCTAAAAGTAAAAATAGTAGTCTCCACGAACAAACACGAGtccttttatatataaactttGTTTTCACACTCACATGCATTCTAGAAAAATTTCGAAAAGATAGCAAGACaataatttttaattcttttcactCTATTAGACTTAACATATGAAAATCCTAAACTTACAATTTGaggagaatttttttttgaaaatttggtaAATGTCATCTAATTAAGAGAATTAATTGCAATTGCCTCACCAACCCCTTAAAGTtcttttctttaagaaataaaaaccCTTATGATAAAGACATCATGAAGTAGAAAATGAGAGCTACATTATTctattaaataatgaaaaataagccACATATATAAGAGTGTTCTatacatagaaaaaaaaaatcttaaggTCTCTTaatcatataatataaagtcCTCTCATTCTATCAAATAGGCCTTAAATTCATAAATCCAAAATTGATTAGaaaaaaatcatatataatCTATAACTCTTAACGATTAAGACATTGATAATATCTATGGAAATGTCTTATCTTTCGTTCACTCCATATCAAATATcatatttcaattaaaaaacaaaCGACAAAGCAAGTTTAAAAGTTAACTTTAGTTtatctttttttcaaattttatttaaaccTAAAATCTATACTATCAACCTCAAAATcgaaaaatattaatattaatttactCAAAgggttttaaattaattttattgacAAATAAAGGTTGGTATAGGTGATTAATGAATAGATTGAGGTAGCTATTTAATTTTGACCTTCATTTTTTGGAATTATAATGGATATTAAATGGTAACACATTATCATATTTCCACTATGATCAATTAATTTACTACTACTCTCCTTTATCCTTTTATAACCAATCAATTTCACTATCTATTTGCACTGTATACCATTCTATAGTCTAGTCTTTTCAACTCCATAATTGAGTCACCATATAAAATATGGTATTCATTTGGAGAAGATGACCCCTTTCTTCAACACAATGATACAACACAATTAAGGAAAGAAGgtctaaaattttcaataaagCAGCATTAAATTATAACTTCAAATTCTAGTGAACCTTTAGGTTTAAGTAGTGAAATTATATAGCTATGTTAataactctaattttttttgtcatattcTAAAAGAGGAAAACATGACTTCTTTCCCATGGTGAATATTCTTTTGATATGGAAAcaattgttttttcaaataACATTTATATCCTTCGTTCTTGATTAGTTGGTTGAAGAGTACACGTATGTAGTTAGCTTAAAAAAATCGTATATGTTTTCAAAGCTATAGTATAGTCATGAACCGAGCTATCGAGGTTTAAAAAAATATCGATGaaaataatgataaattgaTGCCTACAAATTctaatatttttaaacaaaacaactttatatatatatatatatatatatatatatatataacattcaCTTTAgtaacattttatttatttgctaATAACTTTAAGAGAGTAATAAATAATCCAATTGAaagtttgaatttgatttttttctcttttgcaATTTCCTTCAAAATAGAACATCACAATTAAATCCAAGCATTTAATTTTCAACTGCCACATTAAAGGAAAGATTTTTTTGCTATAATATTGCAAAGTTTAAAAATGTTTACTGATGAGTAAAAGAAAAGAACCATTATATGCGTATGGATCAAAATAGTTTTATACGGATTAATTACGATAAGATTATATCCCTACTTTAATCTTAATATAGTAATTCAAACTCGAAAAATATATACGAAATTTTGaggtaaatatattttatttatttaatatatagttTAATATAGTTTTCAACTGgcgttattttattttatttatttaattttaaaattttagaagcTAGGTTCTAAGTTGTGTTAACTTATAAATGACaacttgtttgtttgttttcaaTTTGAAGTATCTCTATTCGATCAATTTAGATATCAGCTCGGCCTCTCCTTCTGTCTCCCCACTTTCATTCTTTTCGATCTTGAACCAAGTAGTTTGAAGTTGTTGTTCTACTAAAATTAATCACAATATTCTATTGGGACGATGACCAGTATAGTTccttttttcttgaaaaaggaTACTGTGGGTCAGTTAGGTGCACCCGGGCATCTCTACTAGGTGGACACCCTCTTAGCACCTTCATCACTTTCGCTTCATTAATATAAATAATCAATCAGTACAAGAAGCGAAAGTGGGAGGGCTAGAGAATAGCCCTATTTAACAAAAACCGAAATGTTTAAAGCTATGGAACTACAAtcataatttgaaaataatttagatttgcaACTCCATAAACCAGTTTGAGCGAAAATATCTTCCCAAAGGTCTTGAACTTCTTTTTTCTGTTGCTTGAAGACTCTATAGTTCCTATACCAAATGAATAACTATATCTTTAGGTAATTATTATGCAAGTTATGCCTCGACCACACTTACTAATTGAGTTTGTACAAGATCACGAGTTTTTTGGTTATAGAATATCTTATATCACTCTGGATGTTCCATTTGACTTACTTTCTATAGATAGTGTCTCTACGTATACATAGTAATCAACTACATCCAATCAGATTATGTAAAATAAGGTAGCTGGTGTTATTCAATTCCTGTTTTAATCCGTTTTCTGACAAAGAATTGAGGCAGCTAAATTATAAATCATATAAATGTAGGTCCAACTATGAACATATGCGTGCATAGGTAGTAAAAAGATATACCAAAGTAAGTTTAACTTAGTGGTATTGACATAACTCTCATGTTCATTACTATAAGATAACAAGGTCGATTATCattaaacacaaaaaaaaattcctacATGTTAATAGgtattttgtaattttacaCTCTCTCCAAAGGTAATTAATTTTGAGCTATTTTTGGATTTATATccaacttttttaaaaattattgttgatattttaaattgaaaaaacttTTTACTACCAAACAATTTCACCATCTCTTTGCACAAATAAACCATATGCACCCTCTAGTCTTTCTCCCATGACAACTTTCATAAATTATCCACTAAATTACTTTGTCTCTTCATTTGAAGAAAACAACTCCCTTTCTCAAGACAAAAAGGTACATTAAtttagatattaaaaaaaatgtcctCATTTTCACTAAAGTAAGCATTTATTTATTATACAGCTCTTACAAAATTAACTTACAATAGTGTTTATAAAATTGAGCATTTAATTAGATGTTCAAACtcaacaaaataattaagtttaatttagagttcaatttttaattactttcactacaagaaatttgacctttaatgtcggtttaaaaccgacattaaagggctttaatgtcacttgacaaccgacatctttgcgagcgttattaaaggcctttaatgtcggttggactttaatgtcggtttaaaaacgacattaaaggcctctttaatgtcggtttaaaaacgacattaaaggcctttaatgtcggttttcaaccgacatctttgatagtgttattgaagccctttaatgtcggtttggctttaatgtcggttttaaaccgacatctttgatagtgttattgaagccctttaatgtcgattgggctatgatgtcgttttaaaaccgacataaaagaggccaataatgtcagtttaaaaccgacatcaaaggcttgtttttgtccatttttagaaatttatatttatttaattgttgtattattgtccattttttataaaccaacattgaatccaacaagtgaaattaactacaaacttgaaactacaagtcacattacgtaggaaaccatattattcaagtctgattccaccaacaatgaaaatgctattagcacttgcacataaatcccattcatatcttaaagcaacaataaatcccattcatatcttaaagcacataaatcccatattattcaagtctgattccaccaacaatgaaaacacgcttgtaaaattaactgcaaccaaacagaattatataaattcaaagaTCACGACATTTTAAAGGTCTCGAAAATGCTTCTTCTCCCATCCAATATATATTCCTCCAAATCTGCAAAGCCAGTAGCTAACAATCCCGCAAACCCAATCGACAGCATCCAAAAATCCCAAACAGAGTGGAAATGAAAATCCAGAATCTCGTAGAAAACTTAATACAATTCCTTAAAGCCTGCGAATTCAAATGCTAAACTtcaaaaaaactaagaaaattcctcaaaaaaactaagaaaattcCTCAAACTTCAAAAATCCCAAAAAAACTTAATACAATTCCTCAAACTGTTGAGAATATGTGGTCCGATTGCCTTAAGAGTGAACTAAGAAAAAATAAGAAGTGATAATGTACATCTATAAGATATAAATGGCAACATTTTCGTATAGGCCTATATTTTCTTACTAATACTCAATATTCACACTCAGtaatcttttttccttctacCGCTTACACCACCTAAAAGGCCATTGCCATATTGACAAAGATTTATATCCAAAGATCCTAGACGATATTAATAAGTGAGTGTATGTAATTAATAATAGTGTGCCTTGAAAAATGAACGGTATAAGAGACTTTACCAACGTACTAAATGTGGTAACTCCAACTCTACAAGCACTTCACGAACAAGTTTGCAAAAAGGAGAACCCTGTGAGATGAGAGAAACATAGAGATTTAAAATATTGTTCAAGGGAAGAGAACCATAAAAATATCCACTTCAAGTCATGACACCTCCAATTAAGTAGTCTGCGACCTCTGTGGTGGTGATGTCCAAGACTCCCTATGCGAACAACCATAAAAAATTAagatagaaaataaagaaacctGTTAATGATCAAGTTATCTTCAATTGGGGGGATAGGATGGGAAACCTGCTAAAGAACCCCTTCCAGCCATGCGAAATCGCCCCGAATTGTACACTACTATCAGATCAACACCACCATCTTCTTCAAACTTGGCAGATATCCAAAACATAAAAGTTTTTCAAAAGTAAAGCACTAAGCCAAATATTACTAGCACATGAATGAATctaaaacatcatcattgaaTCCACGAACTGCAGAGGCAACAATTTCTTTGATGCGAGCTTGATAGACTTTTTAATGGTTTTTaatcacaaataaaataaacacaAAAGTAAAGGAACATGAACATCAAAAGAGTTATTATATTAGTATAGAATAAGCTATGCCTAACCAAAGAAGTGTAATGTGGCGGTCTAGATAGAGAATAGCACAAACCTCACAATCACAACTTCGTTCATCTGGTCCATTTTGCAGTCAATCAATTTGGACGTAATGGCCTTCACGACCCACAGTTCGACCTCATCATCATTGATCTGAAGCACAAGTAACACACAAGTAACACCCTTGATGAGAGCATATGGAATACGGGCAGATTCATTTGAGCCAAGATCTACCAATGATAATAACCTCATCTTTGCAATGCAATCTTCATGGACGAGACCTACACCAGATCCAGGAATTTGCAGCTTTTCAATAGAAATTATTAAAGTTATTACTAAAGTGGAGAATTTAGCTCTAATTAGAAATTATTAAAGTTATTACTAAAGTGGAGAATTTTACCATAGCTTTTCAATAAAGAAGAATTTGCAGCTTGAAATTCCATGTAAGCATCCAATCTCTGGGTCAAAAAAATCTTCAGAAGCTGATAAACCAATGAATATTTGGCATCCTTCTCCAGTTGCCCTACAGCAGGCATGTCCAACAAATCACACTGCAAACATAAAGAACAGTTTGTAGCTAATAAGTCCATAATATAGGCTAAAGATCAAATAGAAGAATTAGGCCTATCAATTTTAAGTTGAAAACAAGGAACATGTCCTATCGATATTTATAGACTAACATGTCCTATCGAAAACAAGGAACTTCATtatcaatttgaaaaaaaatgaaaacattcACAACACAaccaaaagagaatgaaaaaccATGGCGTGTATTGCTACCATGGGTTATATAGTCCCCGCCATAGCTTAACGAATACATTCCAACATCACTGCTAAAAGAACCTAAAATATCAACGAAAGCTCATAAGCATAAAATATCAACGAAAGCTCATAAGCATAGTCCCCGCAATAACagaaaagtaaaagaaattCTAGCTGAAAATACATACTTAAGAATGTCAGATGCATAAAACCAGTTCCACGTGTATCACTGCTAAACACATTTCTGCAACCAATTAAGCCCTTGATAAATAGCAGATGAAAAAAGTTGATCAGTGTGACGGAATGCAAAGATCATAACCATCAAGAGGATGtgtttttcataaaaaaagaaaaaaatgaaaacaaacaaatgtaatttctaattttttaaaaaataacagaGTTACCAACCAAGGATACAATTCAATTTTTTAGGTACATCATATTATTGTTGATAGTTAACCCTTTTCTTCTTTGCAGTATGTGTTAAGCCAAATTATATCAATCCTATTTGAAGATATACATAAATCTTACCTTTATGGTGACTTCTTCAATTGGCTCAAGCTTCGTTGAATGGCTGAAAAGAGGTTCCCACTTCCATCCACCTGATTCAAATCCCTTTATGAGAAGTGAGCCCTCTATTATTTTCCGTAATATTCTAGTCCATAAATCACATCTCCGTATTTTGAAATGCAAACCGAAAACCGGAAATTCAAGGAATGAACCTTCGTCGAATAATCAGCCAAAAGAGGTTCCTTCTATATCATTAATTGGCACAAgtacaagcagcaagaaaacaAAACCCAACAGAAGCAccaaatttttttcctttctcttttcctctttaTGGAGGGAATTGTTTGAAGAACTCATAAATTGGTTCCATAGAAACTTATGAGAAGCAAGCATTTCAAAACTTGTTCCCTGGACCAATCAATTTAGTAGGATGATCATATCAGCTATGTGGAGTCCATTTAAACTTCACATTCAAtgatatttattttcaaatgtgCAATGCAAATAggataataatagaaaaaaacaTTCAAAACATGGATCTCCTAAATCACAAATCAAGGACAATAACTGTGTTCATTTATTACATACCTAAATGAATTTCACATCCAGAAATCATGAGCAATGAGAAGCAAGATGCAATTTGAAAGCATTGCATGCGCAAGAAGTAAAATCAATTAAGTTTAAGATCATTAAATCCTTCTCTTATAATACATACCATAGACAGGACGGAACCTGTTGGAAATGGAAGCTATGAGGAAGAATCTTCAAGGTTCTTTAAATTGAGAACTCATGTATGCATTAAAATTTACAACAACATGACAGTTACAATTGGATGGAATCATTGTTTGCTTGCACAACAGAAAAAGTGCGTTTAAGAGTGAGAAAATAAAAGCTATATCATTAATTGGCACAAgtacaagcagcaagaaaacaAAACCCAACAGAAGCAccaaatttttttcctttctcttttcctctttaTTGAGTTTGGCATCTGTGCTGCGATAAGAATCTATAAACAGAAAAGTAAAATACaagaaaaccaaaagaaaacaacaaataaTCTATTAATGGAACGAGTATTAAATCATCTCTGTTTAAAACTAGAAGCCAGCATTTTTCCCATCTAAACCACTTCAGTTAAGAATCAAGAAGGAAAAACAACAGAAAAATTCACCATGGTTTCAAAATCATTGAACAGGCAAAAACATAACCAGAATGCAGCACAGTGATAAACAATGTATAGAAAGAAAATATACAAGAACTACTAAATCGAACAAAAGCCAAGGGAAATTTTGAACACCCAATTGAAGAATCAACAGTAGAGCAACATAAAACAACAGAAAGCAAAGAAATCAGCATACCCAGATGGAAAAAATTGAAGGGTACGAGAGTGATCGACCAAAAAACAGCAGAGGAAGGTGGAACTGGCTGAAAAATGAGGTTTACGCCGCTGAACAACCCAATAATTGCAGAAATGGTTGGCCCCAAAAGGAAatggaaagagaaagaagaaggaatGGGATCGCTGTACCCCTTTTTCTTTCGTTGTGGCGCAAAGCCATTATTATGAGAATTAGGATGATTCAGATGTTCATCTCTCCATACATAAATAAAAATCGAAAGAAAAATGGAGATgaaagaagagaagatgaaagatggaagaaaaggtggaagaagaagacgagCGGCCGATTGACGCAGCGGAGAAGATCGTAAAGATGGAAGAAGAGGAGACTAAAGATTGATTATTAAGGAAGAGAAGATGCGAGATGAGAGATATAGAGGGAAGGGCGACGAAGGCGGCTGCTAAAACAAAAGCAACGCAAACCCTAAACTAAAaggaaaatattaatttataaaaataaaaaaaaataaaggttagctttaatgtcggttttaaaccgacatcaaagaggaaggattaatgtcggttttaaaccgacattaaacatccgtgtttttaaaaccgacattaaacctccatattcattttttccaactgacattaaaggccatatttcttctagtgttttTTCTTAgctaagtatatatatatatatatatatatgtatatattggaTTTGACCATTTGAGGTATGTTAGAAGAGGAAGATTATTCATTATTGAATAAAgttaaaaactttaaataaatatcttaatatatatacaatGATTAACTCTTTCCTATTCAATCTTATTATTGTGAATCCCAAAACCTTATAAAACCATTCCACCTAATGAACAAACATAATATACACAAAGATctttcacacacacacacactcacAAAAGAAATCATGTCTTCCCTTTCTCACTCAATTCTAATTCCCTGCTTGTTCTTGTTCATGTTGATCTTCTCTAATTTCCCTATCACTCAATCttccaacaacaacaacaacacatCTTCCCTAATCTACAAAACTTGCAAAGCTAGCTCTGAGCAAGACCCCAACATCTCCTTCGATTTCTGCATAACATCTCTCAAACCCGCGGCAACCAAGCACAGGCACGGCGACACCAGTCTCCGCCGCCTAGGCCTCATGACCATCTACTTGATTCGACACAACATGAGTAGCACGCGCCACCATATCAAGAAGTTGCAAAGAAAGAAAGGCCCCGGTGACCCGTTCGTTAAGTTGTGTTTGACTGATTGTTTGGAACTTTATTCCGATGCGATCCCGATGGTGAAGCAAGCAAGGAAGGATTACAAGGCCGGGCGATACGCGGATGCGAACTCGAAGATCAGCTCAGTTATGGATGATTGTTCGACATGTGAAGAAGGATTCGAGGAGAAAGAAGGGGTGGTTTCACCATTGACTAATAGAAATCATAATGCCTTTGAATTGTCGGCTATTGCACTGTCCATTATCAATATGCTATAGAAAgagataatttcattaaatttacccttttttttttccttttaattttattttatgatttGAGCAAAAGTAGATATGTTGTAATCAAAATACAATCCACACCATGGTTTTTACTCAATGATGTAATAAAGAGGTGtatctattttctattgtgGTGTGAATTACATATGTGGTCTTAGTTTTTGCTGTGTGAAAATTGAAGAAATGGGAAGAAGCTTTtaaatttcacaaatatataGAATACATATCTAAATATTTGACATTGTAGGGTTTTTTAGTATAACTTGAGGATTGAACTTTCAATTAGTTCTAAAGAACAACTTAATGGAAGTTATTAATAAGCTAAGTTCACCTTATTTTTGATATTGCAATCAAggtctttaattaattaaattatactCGGATGGGGTAAAAG is drawn from Cucumis melo cultivar AY chromosome 11, USDA_Cmelo_AY_1.0, whole genome shotgun sequence and contains these coding sequences:
- the LOC103498981 gene encoding putative invertase inhibitor, which encodes MAIPHYFSVFILSIFFFSNFLIIQSSKTIKTADLIYKTCKKISREDPNISFNFCLTSLKLATNHSRCTDVRHLGLLSIGLLYRNVTSTCHHITKLVKNKKLDPFVKSCLDDCLELYSDAIPTVKQAMKDYKSKRYDDVNVAIGSVMDAATTCEDGFKERKGVASPLKKRDENAFELGAIVLSIMSLVR
- the LOC127143980 gene encoding uncharacterized protein LOC127143980, with product MRPRRRRLVSPCLCLVAAGLRDVMQKSKEMLGSCSELALQSPLLPSLRSSPLRQSAARLLLPPFLPSFIFSSFISIFLSIFIYVWRDEHLNHPNSHNNGFAPQRKKKGYSDPIPSSFSFHFLLGPTISAIIGLFSGVNLIFQPVPPSSAVFWSITLVPFNFFHLGGWKWEPLFSHSTKLEPIEEVTIKCDLLDMPAVGQLEKDAKYSLVYQLLKIFLTQRLDAYMEFQAANSSLLKSYGLVHEDCIAKMRLLSLVDLGSNESARIPYALIKGVTCVLLVLQINDDEVELWVVKAITSKLIDCKMDQMNEVVIVSSVQFGAISHGWKGFFSRESWTSPPQRSQTT